One Falsihalocynthiibacter arcticus DNA segment encodes these proteins:
- a CDS encoding helix-turn-helix domain-containing protein gives MIRRILSPKSVKEEGTSGFDSYELRLGDLMRGERATLGKSLLDVQRELKVKATYIAAIENADPLAFETPGFIAGYVRSYARYLGMDPEWAYTTFCVEANFETVHGMSAEASSAAALKAERRARKFEGKDPFANPNASFVPRGEAMLSKIEPAAIGSVAVLIVLIAGLGYGGYSVLQEVQRVQFAPLTEASGVGSSLDPLRGGSSGFSEDVLPTQVTDNASDLPTDALTRLYRPEALAVPVLIARDGPISALSPDAFRSAATVLASNVEAALAAIEESEVQVIAEASPELKIFAVRPAWVRVSAADGTVIFEKILDTGEEFIIPATEVPPMLRAGNSGSVYFGVNGETYGPAGRAGSVASKVVLAQDSLSEAYKVADMNADQDLAKYVALAAVE, from the coding sequence ATGATTAGGCGCATTCTTTCGCCGAAATCGGTCAAAGAGGAAGGGACATCCGGCTTTGACTCATATGAGTTGCGACTCGGCGATCTTATGCGCGGAGAGCGGGCGACTCTGGGCAAATCCCTTCTAGATGTTCAACGCGAGCTTAAGGTCAAAGCGACCTATATCGCCGCAATTGAAAATGCCGACCCCCTTGCTTTTGAAACTCCCGGATTTATTGCCGGGTACGTGCGCTCTTATGCGCGCTATCTTGGGATGGACCCCGAATGGGCCTACACGACCTTCTGTGTAGAAGCGAATTTCGAAACCGTGCATGGCATGTCCGCCGAGGCCTCCAGTGCGGCGGCGCTCAAGGCGGAACGTCGGGCGCGTAAATTTGAGGGCAAAGACCCCTTTGCCAACCCCAACGCCTCTTTTGTGCCGCGTGGCGAGGCCATGCTGTCCAAAATCGAACCCGCAGCCATTGGCTCTGTCGCGGTTTTGATTGTGTTGATCGCGGGACTTGGTTACGGCGGATATTCCGTGCTGCAGGAAGTGCAGCGCGTGCAATTTGCGCCTTTGACAGAAGCTTCGGGTGTGGGCTCCTCCCTAGATCCTTTACGCGGTGGGTCCTCCGGATTTTCCGAAGACGTGTTGCCGACGCAAGTAACTGATAACGCATCAGATTTACCAACAGACGCCCTGACGCGCCTGTACCGTCCAGAGGCGCTCGCGGTGCCGGTTTTGATCGCGCGTGATGGGCCGATTTCGGCCCTGTCCCCCGATGCATTTAGAAGCGCTGCGACCGTCCTTGCGAGCAATGTAGAAGCCGCCTTGGCGGCGATTGAAGAGAGCGAAGTTCAGGTCATTGCAGAAGCTTCGCCAGAGTTAAAGATTTTCGCGGTGCGCCCAGCGTGGGTGCGGGTTTCAGCGGCGGATGGCACTGTTATCTTTGAGAAAATTCTCGACACAGGCGAAGAATTTATCATTCCGGCAACGGAAGTGCCGCCTATGCTACGCGCGGGGAATTCTGGGTCGGTTTACTTCGGCGTCAACGGCGAAACCTATGGTCCCGCAGGGCGCGCGGGTTCGGTCGCGTCAAAAGTGGTTTTGGCACAGGACTCGCTGAGCGAAGCCTATAAGGTTGCGGATATGAACGCCGATCAAGATTTGGCAAAATACGTCGCTTTGGCCGCAGTAGAATAA
- a CDS encoding class I SAM-dependent DNA methyltransferase produces the protein MHPDDILPTYEAHGAGFAANRGRSLFERPWLDRFLRYTTGRELLDLGCGSGQPIATYLSERNRDITGVDGAATMVKLFAKNLPEQTVIHADMRGLDLGKKFDGILAWNSFFHLSPDDQRNMFPVFAAHASPGAPVILTTGHAEGEAIGEIDGGAPVYHASLAPAAYRTLFDEAGFDVIDFIPEDPDCAGHSVWLARRRRS, from the coding sequence ATGCATCCAGATGATATCCTCCCGACGTATGAGGCCCACGGGGCCGGTTTTGCCGCAAATCGCGGTCGTAGCCTCTTTGAGCGCCCATGGCTGGATCGTTTTTTACGATACACGACGGGCCGCGAGTTGCTGGACTTGGGCTGTGGCTCAGGCCAACCCATCGCCACCTACCTCAGCGAGCGTAATCGCGACATCACGGGTGTCGATGGTGCGGCAACGATGGTGAAACTCTTCGCTAAAAACTTACCGGAACAAACGGTTATCCATGCCGACATGCGCGGTTTGGACCTTGGCAAAAAATTTGACGGCATTTTGGCGTGGAACAGTTTTTTCCACCTCAGCCCCGATGACCAACGCAATATGTTCCCCGTTTTCGCCGCCCACGCCAGCCCCGGTGCGCCGGTTATCCTCACGACGGGCCATGCGGAAGGCGAAGCGATTGGCGAAATCGACGGCGGCGCGCCCGTTTACCACGCGAGCCTCGCCCCTGCGGCCTATCGCACCCTCTTTGACGAGGCTGGTTTTGACGTGATCGACTTCATCCCCGAAGACCCCGATTGCGCAGGCCATTCCGTTTGGTTGGCCCGCAGACGTCGCAGCTAA
- the ispG gene encoding flavodoxin-dependent (E)-4-hydroxy-3-methylbut-2-enyl-diphosphate synthase: protein MSLNPVRPWRNIYRRKSRQIMVGNVPVGGDAPITVQTMTNTLTTDVKATLAQINAAAEAGADIVRVSAPDQESTAALREICKQSPVPIVADIHFHYKRAIEAAEAGAACLRINPGNIGSQERVREVIKAARDYGCSIRIGVNAGSLERHLLEKYAEPCPEAMVESGMDHIKILQDNDFHEFKISVKASDVFLAAAAYQALAEETDAPIHLGITEAGGLMSGTVKSAVGMGSLLWSGIGDTIRVSLSADPVEEVKVGFEMLKSLGLRHRGVTIISCPSCARQGFDVIKTVQTLEERLAHISTSLSLSIIGCVVNGPGEALMTDIGFTGGGAGSGMVYLAGKQSHKLSNEAMIEEIVEQVEAKAAALDAQAALDEVEA from the coding sequence ATGTCGCTCAATCCTGTGCGCCCTTGGCGGAATATTTATCGGCGCAAGTCTCGGCAAATTATGGTGGGAAATGTGCCTGTGGGCGGCGATGCGCCGATCACGGTGCAAACCATGACCAACACTCTCACGACCGACGTGAAAGCGACTTTGGCCCAGATCAACGCCGCCGCCGAGGCCGGAGCCGATATTGTGCGGGTTTCGGCCCCCGATCAGGAGAGCACGGCGGCGCTGCGTGAAATTTGTAAGCAAAGCCCAGTGCCGATCGTGGCCGACATCCATTTCCATTATAAACGCGCGATTGAAGCCGCCGAAGCGGGGGCTGCGTGTCTGCGGATCAACCCCGGAAATATCGGTAGCCAAGAGCGGGTGCGCGAAGTCATTAAGGCCGCGCGCGACTATGGTTGCTCCATTCGGATTGGGGTGAATGCGGGAAGCCTTGAGCGCCATCTGCTTGAAAAATATGCCGAACCTTGCCCAGAGGCGATGGTCGAAAGCGGCATGGATCACATCAAAATCCTGCAAGACAATGACTTCCACGAGTTCAAAATCTCGGTCAAAGCCAGCGATGTTTTCCTTGCGGCCGCCGCCTATCAGGCGCTTGCCGAAGAGACCGACGCGCCCATTCACTTGGGCATCACCGAGGCGGGCGGCTTGATGTCAGGTACCGTCAAAAGCGCGGTCGGCATGGGCAGCCTGTTGTGGAGCGGGATTGGCGACACCATCCGTGTGAGCCTGTCGGCGGACCCTGTTGAAGAGGTGAAAGTGGGCTTTGAAATGCTCAAATCTCTTGGTTTGCGCCATCGCGGGGTGACGATTATTTCCTGTCCAAGCTGTGCGCGGCAGGGTTTTGATGTGATCAAAACCGTCCAAACGCTGGAGGAGCGCTTGGCGCATATTTCCACCAGTTTGAGCCTGTCGATTATCGGCTGTGTGGTGAATGGTCCGGGGGAAGCCCTGATGACAGACATCGGATTTACCGGCGGCGGCGCGGGCAGTGGCATGGTCTATTTGGCCGGAAAACAAAGCCACAAACTCAGCAATGAGGCGATGATCGAAGAGATCGTGGAGCAAGTCGAGGCAAAGGCTGCGGCGTTGGATGCACAGGCTGCTTTGGACGAGGTTGAGGCTTAG
- a CDS encoding pyridoxal phosphate-dependent aminotransferase → MQVSRRSQVDPFIVMDVMEAATQAEANGRHIIHMEVGQPGTPAPAGARAALAAAMEESPLGYTSALGLLALREGIAALYQKWYGVTVSPARIVVTSGSSAGFLLAFTALFDAGDRVGLGLPGYPSYRQILRALSLTDVGFETSEANRFQPVPDDLVGRDLKGLIVASPSNPSGTILSRAALAALIESCAATDTAFISDEIYHGIHHGERAVSALELSDDVYVINSFSKYFSMTGWRIGWMVVPQDHVRTVERLAQNMFICAPHAAQIAALGALGCDAELDANLEVYSANRALMLEELPKAGFTRFAPPDGAFYIYAEVSEFTDNSLAFSQEILEKAGVSVTPGLDFDAGRGAQWMRFSYARSTADIKEGLARLRKFMTERGHL, encoded by the coding sequence ATGCAGGTTTCAAGGCGTTCACAGGTTGATCCCTTTATTGTTATGGATGTGATGGAGGCCGCGACGCAAGCGGAGGCGAATGGGCGCCATATTATCCATATGGAGGTCGGGCAACCGGGCACGCCTGCCCCTGCGGGGGCGCGGGCGGCTTTGGCGGCTGCGATGGAAGAAAGCCCGCTTGGATATACATCGGCGCTTGGGCTTCTGGCGTTGCGCGAAGGAATCGCGGCGCTCTATCAGAAGTGGTACGGGGTGACGGTTTCGCCTGCGCGGATCGTCGTGACATCGGGCTCGTCGGCGGGGTTTTTACTTGCGTTTACGGCGCTGTTTGATGCTGGAGACCGAGTGGGTTTGGGTTTGCCTGGCTATCCATCATATCGCCAGATTTTGCGGGCTTTGAGCCTGACGGACGTTGGATTTGAAACCTCCGAGGCCAACCGTTTTCAGCCGGTTCCTGATGATCTTGTGGGGCGGGACCTCAAGGGGTTGATCGTGGCCAGCCCGTCTAATCCGAGTGGTACCATCCTATCGCGCGCGGCATTGGCGGCGTTGATCGAGAGTTGTGCTGCAACCGATACCGCCTTTATTTCCGACGAAATTTACCACGGGATTCACCATGGCGAGCGGGCGGTTTCGGCGCTTGAGTTGAGTGATGATGTCTATGTAATCAACTCGTTTTCCAAGTATTTCTCGATGACGGGGTGGCGCATCGGCTGGATGGTTGTGCCGCAAGATCATGTGCGCACGGTGGAACGTTTGGCGCAGAATATGTTCATTTGCGCCCCGCATGCGGCGCAGATAGCAGCGCTTGGCGCGTTGGGATGTGACGCGGAACTTGACGCAAACCTTGAGGTCTATTCGGCCAATCGCGCGCTGATGTTGGAGGAATTACCAAAGGCGGGTTTCACGCGGTTTGCGCCGCCAGATGGCGCGTTTTATATCTATGCAGAGGTGAGCGAGTTTACCGATAACAGCCTCGCGTTTTCACAGGAAATACTGGAAAAAGCGGGGGTTTCTGTGACACCCGGATTGGATTTTGACGCGGGACGGGGCGCACAATGGATGCGGTTTTCCTATGCCCGCAGCACGGCGGATATCAAAGAAGGTTTGGCCCGTTTGCGCAAGTTTATGACCGAGCGAGGCCATTTGTGA
- a CDS encoding N-acetylmuramoyl-L-alanine amidase: protein MRGIFATLCALSFAGAIHAQEFNALARVDVEKSAIIDTEDGLKVDLLLSQPVPYRVFTLTDPARLVIDFNEVDWSGVEAEDLLLDTQVQAVHMGPFSAGWSRMVVDLTSPQVIDLAGLKVGETRDALFTALLKNATPEAFAAASGAPAGAAFSVPKAVDLATPIRRQTGEGDVMIVLDPGHGGIDPGAERGDVREADLMLTFALELKEILLREGGFQVQLTREDDAFVPLETRVTMARAARADVFLSLHADALSEGRATGATVYTLSDTASDEASQKLAERHDRADLLAGVDLSQQDDVIANILMELARTETSPRADRLADDLVIGLREHLGTMYKKPRLEAGFSVLKAPDIPSVLVELGFISNPKDLDRLQDPEWRKKAQLGILQALQNWTVTDAAEARLLRQ, encoded by the coding sequence GTGAGAGGGATATTCGCGACCCTGTGCGCGTTGAGTTTTGCGGGTGCGATCCACGCGCAGGAGTTCAATGCTTTGGCGCGGGTGGATGTTGAAAAATCCGCGATAATTGACACGGAGGACGGGCTGAAGGTTGATCTTTTGCTCAGCCAACCCGTGCCCTATCGCGTCTTTACCCTGACCGACCCTGCGCGCCTTGTTATTGACTTTAATGAGGTGGATTGGAGTGGCGTGGAGGCGGAGGATCTGCTTTTGGATACCCAAGTGCAGGCAGTGCATATGGGGCCGTTTTCAGCGGGATGGTCACGGATGGTTGTTGATCTTACTTCGCCTCAAGTGATTGATTTAGCTGGACTTAAAGTAGGTGAGACCCGAGACGCGCTGTTCACGGCGTTGTTGAAAAACGCGACACCGGAGGCCTTTGCCGCCGCGTCTGGCGCACCTGCGGGGGCCGCATTCTCTGTACCAAAGGCTGTTGACTTGGCCACCCCCATCCGGCGTCAAACCGGCGAGGGCGATGTGATGATCGTGTTGGATCCGGGGCATGGGGGCATTGATCCGGGGGCAGAGCGCGGCGACGTGCGCGAGGCCGATTTGATGCTGACGTTTGCGCTTGAGTTGAAGGAAATCTTGCTGCGCGAAGGCGGGTTTCAAGTTCAGTTGACCCGCGAAGACGATGCGTTTGTCCCTTTGGAAACGCGGGTGACAATGGCGCGGGCGGCGCGGGCGGATGTGTTCCTGTCGCTGCATGCGGATGCACTTTCGGAAGGGCGCGCGACGGGGGCCACCGTTTATACTTTGAGTGATACGGCGAGTGACGAAGCCTCGCAAAAACTTGCGGAGCGCCACGACCGCGCGGATCTGTTGGCGGGGGTGGATTTATCACAGCAGGACGATGTTATTGCCAATATTTTGATGGAGTTAGCCCGCACAGAGACTTCGCCGCGTGCGGATCGTTTGGCGGATGATTTGGTAATTGGGCTGCGCGAGCACCTTGGGACGATGTATAAAAAACCACGTCTTGAGGCTGGATTTTCGGTCCTTAAAGCGCCGGATATTCCGTCGGTTTTGGTGGAGCTTGGGTTTATTTCCAACCCCAAGGATTTGGACCGCCTGCAAGACCCCGAATGGCGCAAAAAGGCGCAATTGGGGATTTTACAAGCGTTGCAAAACTGGACAGTAACCGATGCCGCAGAGGCGCGATTGTTGCGCCAATAG
- a CDS encoding M20/M25/M40 family metallo-hydrolase — translation MTLAPVLARIDSELPQSVERLFELLRIQSISTDPAFKGDCETAADWLVADLQSLDVTASKRATTGHPMVVGHIDGPKDAPHVLFYGHYDVQPVDPLNLWDNPPFEPRVEDTAKGKVIRARGSSDDKGQLMTFIEACRAWKAVHGALPVKITFFFEGEEESGSPSLIPFMQENAEELKADIALICDTGLFGEETPAIVTRLRGLLGEEIHIHGPSKDLHSGMFGGIAANPARVLAKIIAGLHDDTGRVTVANFYDGVADLPADIAAQWDALGFSPEGFLGEVGLAKPAGEQDRSALEMIWSRPTCEVNGLKSGYTGDGFKTVLPSVAMAKISFRLVSKQDPLEIRKNFRAYVQSMLPSDCTVTFKDHSASPAGEMSTDNPAFQAAQRALSEEWPRAAAFVGCGGSIPIAGHFKTYLGMDALLTGFSKDDDQLHSPNEKYDMESFHKGIRSWARILNELSKT, via the coding sequence ATGACCCTCGCCCCCGTTCTCGCACGCATTGATTCCGAACTCCCCCAATCCGTGGAGCGCCTCTTTGAGCTTTTGCGCATTCAGTCGATCTCGACCGATCCGGCGTTCAAGGGAGATTGCGAGACCGCCGCAGACTGGCTGGTCGCAGATTTGCAATCACTGGATGTCACGGCCTCCAAGCGCGCCACCACGGGCCACCCGATGGTTGTCGGCCATATCGACGGCCCCAAAGACGCACCGCACGTGCTGTTTTACGGCCACTATGATGTACAACCCGTTGATCCGCTTAATCTCTGGGACAACCCACCATTTGAGCCCCGCGTCGAAGACACCGCCAAAGGCAAAGTGATCCGCGCCCGTGGTTCCTCCGATGACAAAGGCCAGTTGATGACCTTCATTGAGGCCTGTCGCGCATGGAAAGCCGTCCACGGCGCGCTGCCCGTCAAGATCACCTTTTTCTTTGAGGGCGAAGAAGAAAGCGGCTCGCCCTCGCTGATCCCCTTCATGCAGGAAAACGCAGAAGAACTAAAAGCCGATATCGCGCTGATCTGTGACACAGGCCTGTTTGGCGAAGAAACCCCCGCGATTGTCACCCGCCTGCGCGGACTCTTGGGCGAAGAAATCCACATCCATGGCCCAAGCAAGGATCTGCACTCGGGGATGTTTGGCGGCATCGCGGCAAACCCCGCACGGGTTTTGGCCAAAATCATCGCAGGTCTGCACGACGACACAGGCCGCGTCACCGTTGCGAATTTCTACGACGGCGTCGCCGATTTGCCCGCCGATATTGCCGCCCAATGGGACGCGCTTGGCTTTAGCCCCGAAGGTTTCCTCGGCGAAGTCGGCCTCGCAAAACCCGCAGGCGAACAAGATCGCTCGGCCCTTGAGATGATCTGGTCGCGCCCCACCTGTGAAGTAAATGGCCTCAAAAGCGGCTATACGGGCGATGGTTTCAAAACCGTTCTGCCTTCCGTTGCGATGGCAAAAATCAGTTTTCGTTTGGTCAGCAAACAAGATCCGTTGGAAATTCGCAAAAACTTCCGCGCCTATGTCCAAAGCATGTTGCCCAGCGATTGCACGGTCACCTTTAAGGACCACAGCGCCTCGCCCGCTGGCGAAATGTCAACCGACAACCCCGCGTTTCAAGCGGCCCAACGCGCGCTCTCGGAGGAATGGCCCCGCGCGGCGGCCTTTGTGGGCTGTGGTGGCTCCATCCCGATTGCGGGCCACTTTAAAACCTACCTAGGCATGGACGCCCTGCTCACAGGCTTCAGCAAAGACGACGACCAACTCCATTCGCCTAACGAGAAATACGACATGGAAAGCTTCCACAAAGGCATTCGCAGCTGGGCGCGTATCCTCAACGAA
- a CDS encoding M48 family metalloprotease: MQAFFRIPFFRLLFVLLLCLQPFSARAASLIRDPDIEQALHRLATPVLVAAGLNPGRIQILLINDKSMNAFVIDQNHIFIHTGLMLRIKSAAQIQGVIAHEAAHIANGHITQRIVLADGISAVAGIGIILGVAIAASTGRPDAGAAVAAGVASSAQRSFLTHTRAEEASADQSGFRYTASAGVDPAAMIEVLNLFKGQEVLGTSRQDAYVRSHPLTSQRLRAARGFAAAYGGNVKDSREADYWFARAKSKLAAFLQNPQAERRKLKASDTGEIAQMVRAITYHRQANANKALSAMNSVLAARPNDPYYRELQAQILMESRQFDAALGAYAMALNGAPKNAIIMAGYGRALLAAGGSANEAKALNVLIKARALDGQDPRLLRDLAVAYAKAKQPGMASLVTAERFALDGKFKDAAIHAKRAADQLPHGSTGARQAQDILFTAERLEKKGKNRN; this comes from the coding sequence ATGCAAGCATTTTTCCGAATCCCGTTTTTTCGCCTTCTCTTCGTGCTGCTTCTCTGTTTACAGCCGTTTTCCGCCCGCGCCGCGTCGCTGATCCGCGATCCCGACATTGAACAAGCCCTCCATCGCTTGGCCACCCCCGTTTTAGTGGCCGCCGGACTCAATCCCGGGCGCATTCAAATCTTGTTGATCAACGATAAATCAATGAACGCCTTTGTGATTGATCAGAACCATATTTTCATCCACACGGGCCTGATGTTGCGCATAAAATCCGCCGCCCAAATCCAAGGGGTGATCGCCCATGAAGCAGCGCATATTGCCAATGGTCACATCACTCAACGCATTGTTTTGGCTGATGGAATTTCCGCCGTTGCCGGAATCGGGATAATTTTGGGCGTCGCGATTGCCGCCTCCACGGGGCGGCCGGATGCAGGGGCCGCAGTAGCCGCAGGCGTGGCCTCCTCCGCGCAACGGTCCTTCCTCACCCACACCCGCGCCGAGGAAGCGAGCGCCGACCAATCCGGATTTCGCTACACCGCAAGTGCGGGTGTTGATCCCGCCGCAATGATCGAAGTTCTCAATCTTTTCAAGGGACAAGAGGTCCTCGGAACCTCCCGCCAAGACGCCTATGTGCGCAGCCACCCCCTCACCAGCCAACGCCTGCGCGCCGCCCGTGGATTCGCCGCCGCCTACGGTGGAAATGTCAAAGACAGCCGCGAAGCCGACTATTGGTTTGCCCGCGCCAAAAGCAAACTCGCAGCCTTCCTACAAAACCCGCAAGCCGAACGGCGCAAACTCAAAGCCTCCGACACGGGCGAGATCGCGCAGATGGTCCGCGCGATCACCTACCATCGCCAAGCTAATGCAAACAAAGCGCTTTCCGCGATGAATAGCGTTCTCGCGGCCCGCCCGAATGACCCCTACTATCGCGAATTACAGGCGCAAATACTGATGGAATCTCGCCAGTTTGATGCGGCCCTCGGCGCCTATGCTATGGCCCTCAACGGCGCGCCAAAAAACGCGATCATCATGGCGGGATACGGGCGGGCGCTGTTGGCTGCAGGTGGATCAGCAAACGAAGCTAAAGCGTTGAATGTCCTGATAAAAGCCCGAGCTCTGGATGGCCAAGACCCGCGCCTTTTGCGTGATCTTGCCGTGGCCTATGCCAAGGCGAAACAGCCCGGAATGGCGTCCCTCGTGACGGCAGAGCGCTTTGCGCTGGACGGTAAATTCAAAGACGCCGCCATTCACGCCAAACGCGCCGCAGACCAGCTCCCGCATGGATCGACCGGTGCGCGCCAAGCACAAGACATTCTATTCACCGCCGAACGCCTTGAGAAGAAAGGAAAAAATAGAAACTAA
- the hemA gene encoding 5-aminolevulinate synthase, with protein sequence MTYNDHIDAALERLHEEGRYRTFIDIERKNGAFPHAVWTRPDGEEQNITVWCGNDYLGMGQHPVVLEAMHEAIDAAGAGSGGTRNISGTTVYHKRLEAELADLHQKEAALLFTSAYIANDATLSTLPKILPGLIIYSDALNHASMIEGVRRNGGAKRVFRHNDVAHLRELLAADDPATPKLIAFESIYSMDGDFGPIEAILDLADEFNALTYIDEVHAVGMYGPRGGGVAERDGLMHRLDIINGTLAKAYGVMGGYIAASEKMCDAIRSYAPGFIFTTSLAPGIAAGAAASVRHLKTDDSLRVKHQTQAAILKLRLKGLGLPIIDHGTHIVPVHVGNPVKCKMISDRLLEEHGIYVQPINFPTVPRGTERLRFTPSPVHGPREMDALVNGLDALWSHCALNRADLTG encoded by the coding sequence TTGACCTATAATGACCACATCGACGCAGCCTTAGAACGTTTGCACGAGGAGGGGCGTTATCGCACCTTTATCGATATCGAACGCAAAAATGGTGCGTTCCCGCATGCGGTTTGGACGCGCCCAGATGGCGAAGAGCAAAATATCACGGTGTGGTGTGGCAATGACTATCTCGGCATGGGGCAACACCCCGTCGTTTTGGAAGCGATGCACGAAGCGATTGATGCGGCGGGCGCGGGCTCTGGTGGTACGCGCAATATTTCGGGGACCACGGTTTACCATAAGCGCCTAGAAGCGGAATTGGCGGATTTGCACCAGAAGGAAGCGGCGCTGCTGTTTACCTCGGCCTATATCGCAAATGACGCGACTCTCTCAACTTTGCCTAAAATTTTACCCGGATTAATTATTTACTCCGACGCTTTGAACCACGCGAGCATGATCGAAGGCGTCCGTCGCAATGGTGGCGCGAAGCGCGTGTTCCGTCACAATGACGTGGCGCATTTGCGCGAACTTTTGGCCGCCGATGATCCTGCGACGCCGAAACTTATCGCATTTGAATCCATCTACTCGATGGACGGCGATTTTGGCCCGATTGAGGCGATCCTTGACCTCGCGGATGAGTTCAACGCGCTGACCTATATCGACGAAGTGCACGCGGTTGGCATGTATGGCCCACGCGGCGGCGGTGTTGCCGAACGCGACGGGCTGATGCACCGTTTGGATATCATCAACGGTACCCTTGCCAAAGCTTACGGTGTGATGGGCGGCTATATCGCGGCATCCGAAAAAATGTGTGACGCCATAAGGTCTTATGCGCCGGGCTTCATCTTTACCACCTCCCTTGCCCCTGGAATTGCGGCGGGGGCTGCGGCCTCTGTGCGGCACCTGAAAACAGACGATTCTTTGCGGGTCAAACACCAGACTCAGGCGGCGATTTTGAAGCTGCGCCTCAAAGGTTTGGGCCTGCCGATCATCGATCACGGAACGCACATTGTACCCGTGCATGTCGGGAATCCGGTGAAATGCAAAATGATCTCGGATCGCTTGTTGGAAGAGCACGGAATCTATGTGCAGCCGATCAACTTCCCCACTGTGCCCCGTGGCACCGAGCGGTTGCGATTTACCCCATCGCCGGTACACGGACCGCGTGAAATGGATGCACTTGTGAACGGTTTGGACGCACTTTGGAGCCATTGTGCGCTGAATCGCGCCGATCTCACTGGGTAG